From Paenibacillus graminis, a single genomic window includes:
- a CDS encoding M20 family metallo-hydrolase produces MKKPVIHAPAAAMQKLLEELAAFSAPGPGVTRLLYTPEWSGAQHFLQEKMAGLGLEVHTDSVGNVFGRLNGSQHSGSVILTGSHIDTVVNGGKYDGAYGVAAAVTALHYLAETFGPPLRTLEVAAFCEEEGSRFPLTFWGSGNITGLYDGRAGDSIADPEGVTLMEAMNACGPGTGGSQESSDKSGNSARREDIGMYVELHIEQGILLEQSALQIGVVQAIAGQRRFAVRVTGTANHAGTTPMGLRRDALAGTAEMLCALERSAVEAGAPLVATTGRLEVIPGTPNVIPGEVQFTLDIRHSEAARLESFCAALVAAFREIAARRGLMLELVPTLATSPAPMNQALCEALEQICLEQGRSFRRMVSGAGHDAQLFAPECPTAMIFVPSRAGISHSPEEYSSPEELAAGLNVLTALLYRLAYEVS; encoded by the coding sequence ATGAAGAAGCCGGTCATTCACGCCCCGGCTGCGGCTATGCAGAAGCTGCTGGAGGAGCTGGCGGCATTCAGCGCGCCGGGGCCGGGGGTTACCCGGCTGCTGTACACGCCGGAGTGGAGCGGGGCACAGCATTTTTTGCAGGAGAAAATGGCTGGGCTCGGGCTTGAGGTTCATACGGATTCCGTCGGCAACGTCTTTGGGCGGTTGAACGGATCACAGCATTCCGGTAGTGTCATTCTAACCGGCTCGCATATCGATACCGTTGTGAACGGCGGCAAATATGACGGAGCCTACGGAGTGGCTGCCGCTGTCACCGCGCTGCATTATTTGGCGGAGACTTTTGGGCCGCCGCTGCGCACGCTGGAGGTTGCTGCGTTCTGTGAGGAGGAGGGAAGCCGCTTCCCGCTGACTTTCTGGGGCTCGGGCAATATTACGGGCCTCTATGACGGAAGGGCAGGAGATTCCATTGCCGATCCGGAAGGTGTTACACTAATGGAGGCAATGAATGCCTGCGGACCGGGTACCGGGGGAAGCCAAGAGTCCTCTGATAAAAGCGGGAATTCCGCCCGGAGAGAAGACATCGGGATGTACGTCGAGCTGCATATCGAGCAGGGCATCCTTCTGGAGCAATCGGCATTGCAGATTGGGGTCGTCCAGGCGATTGCCGGCCAACGGCGCTTCGCCGTGAGGGTGACGGGAACAGCCAATCATGCCGGGACAACGCCGATGGGGCTGCGCCGGGATGCGCTTGCCGGTACAGCGGAGATGCTGTGTGCGCTGGAACGGTCTGCTGTGGAAGCGGGAGCTCCGCTTGTAGCAACCACCGGCAGGCTGGAGGTAATCCCGGGCACACCGAATGTGATTCCGGGCGAAGTGCAGTTCACGCTGGACATCCGCCACAGTGAGGCGGCGCGGCTGGAGAGCTTCTGCGCTGCACTCGTAGCAGCGTTCAGAGAGATTGCGGCGCGGCGCGGGCTTATGCTTGAGCTTGTGCCCACGCTGGCCACTTCTCCGGCACCGATGAACCAGGCGCTCTGCGAGGCGCTTGAACAGATCTGCCTGGAGCAGGGGAGAAGCTTCCGCCGCATGGTGAGCGGGGCGGGGCATGATGCCCAGCTGTTCGCCCCGGAGTGCCCGACGGCGATGATTTTTGTGCCCAGCCGGGCGGGGATCAGCCATTCGCCGGAGGAATATTCTTCACCGGAAGAGCTGGCGGCCGGGCTTAATGTCCTAACGGCACTTTTATATAGGCTCGCCTACGAGGTGAGCTGA
- a CDS encoding pyridoxal-phosphate-dependent aminotransferase family protein, which yields MKRYEDLSPSLRCIMTPGPVEVDPRVLRAMSFPVLGQFDPEFTDIMNETMGMLRELFATGNQWAFPVDGTSRSGIEAVMVSLIAPGDRVLIPIFGRFGHLLHEIAERCGAEVFTIEKAWGSVFAPEEVIAAIRSFRPDVVAMVHGETSTGRVQPLAEIGRACRGHGALLIVDAVATIGGVPVETDAWMLDAVIGGTQKCLSVPSGMAPITYNERAEAKLMKRKQVERGLRTGGAARSELPVVGSNYFDLGMLQDYWSEQRLNHHTEMTSMLYALREGLRLVLEEGLKERHARHVLHERALVAGLAAMGLKLYGDPESKLTVVTCVLIPEGVDGESVRAMLLERFGIEIASSFGPLKGLIWRIGTMGFSCRENNVLRLLGALEAVLLRHGYAVPCGLGVQAALDVYEA from the coding sequence ATGAAGCGGTACGAAGATTTGTCGCCGTCCCTGCGGTGCATTATGACCCCAGGGCCGGTGGAAGTCGATCCGCGTGTGCTGCGGGCGATGTCTTTTCCGGTACTCGGCCAGTTCGATCCCGAATTTACGGACATTATGAATGAGACGATGGGGATGCTGCGTGAGCTGTTTGCGACGGGGAATCAATGGGCTTTTCCTGTGGACGGCACCTCCCGCTCGGGTATCGAAGCTGTTATGGTCAGCCTGATCGCGCCGGGCGACCGGGTGCTGATTCCGATCTTCGGCCGGTTCGGCCATCTGCTGCATGAGATCGCCGAACGCTGCGGGGCCGAGGTGTTCACTATTGAAAAGGCCTGGGGCAGCGTGTTCGCCCCGGAGGAAGTCATTGCCGCGATTCGGAGCTTTCGACCCGATGTAGTGGCGATGGTTCATGGCGAGACCTCGACAGGCCGGGTGCAGCCGCTGGCGGAAATCGGGCGGGCGTGCCGCGGGCACGGTGCGCTGCTGATCGTCGATGCCGTGGCGACCATCGGCGGTGTGCCGGTGGAGACGGATGCCTGGATGCTGGATGCCGTCATCGGCGGCACGCAGAAATGCCTGTCCGTTCCGTCAGGCATGGCGCCTATAACCTACAATGAACGCGCCGAAGCCAAGCTGATGAAGCGCAAGCAGGTAGAGCGCGGACTGCGCACTGGCGGAGCTGCGCGCAGCGAACTGCCTGTGGTGGGCAGCAATTATTTCGATCTGGGCATGCTGCAGGATTACTGGAGTGAACAGCGGCTGAATCACCATACAGAGATGACCTCCATGCTCTATGCGCTGCGGGAAGGTCTGCGGCTCGTGCTGGAGGAAGGGCTGAAGGAACGGCATGCCCGGCATGTCCTGCACGAACGGGCGCTGGTTGCCGGACTGGCAGCGATGGGGCTGAAGCTGTACGGTGACCCGGAGAGCAAGCTGACAGTCGTAACCTGTGTGCTTATTCCGGAGGGTGTGGACGGCGAATCGGTCAGGGCCATGCTGCTTGAGCGCTTCGGTATTGAGATCGCCAGCTCGTTTGGTCCGCTCAAAGGTCTGATCTGGCGGATTGGCACGATGGGCTTCAGCTGCCGCGAGAATAATGTGCTTCGTCTGCTTGGAGCGCTGGAGGCCGTGCTGCTGCGGCACGGTTATGCTGTTCCGTGCGGGCTTGGCGTACAGGCGGCGCTTGATGTATATGAGGCTTAA
- a CDS encoding adenine deaminase, producing MSFTRKPLADCVPELVATARGDLPATLVITGGKLVNVCSGEILEGMSVAVQGGRIAYVGKDVSHMIGEGTRVIEAAGRYIAPGLLDGHCHIESTQLTVTEFARAVLPLGTTGGFFDAHEIANVFGLKGIKLMLEEMRGTPLAAYMQVASCVPSAGPEFETTGASIGPEEVAEAYTWGEDVIALGEVMNFPGVVYGDSKMLGEIQATLRAGRVVDGHFTWPADDWRLPVYAAAGVTGDHECVTAEDVIERVRLGMYAQMRRGSAWHDVAKTITAHTEHGLDPRRMLLVTDDRSSESLRDEGHMDFVVRHAISQGVKPVTAFQMATINTAERFGVARDIGSITPGSCADIILLDGNLADVHVVMTIAAGAVVAENGIMTASLAPYTYPGEVLASVHLLKLPVAEDFVIHAPVESGSLLTRVIRVIENHVETEELILDLPVAEGRLQVGNGLCKIAVLERHKGTGNKSVGVVAGIGFHEPAAIAMTVAHDSHNVLVIGNDDGLMAQAAGAVAEAQGGVAVITGTGTTLFLLAIAGLMSVKPFEIAAAESAAVSKALYDSGCTLNYAFMTLSLLALAVIPTLRISDKGLVRISPEEGIGLVSLFV from the coding sequence ATGTCATTTACAAGAAAACCGCTCGCGGACTGTGTGCCGGAGCTTGTGGCTACCGCCCGTGGCGATTTGCCCGCCACTCTGGTCATTACCGGGGGGAAGCTGGTCAATGTCTGTTCTGGTGAAATTTTGGAGGGGATGTCCGTTGCGGTACAAGGCGGACGCATCGCCTATGTTGGCAAAGATGTCTCGCACATGATCGGCGAAGGCACCCGGGTAATCGAAGCAGCCGGAAGATACATCGCTCCGGGACTGCTGGACGGACACTGCCATATTGAGAGCACGCAGCTCACCGTAACCGAATTTGCCCGGGCGGTGCTTCCGCTTGGGACAACGGGCGGCTTCTTCGACGCGCATGAGATTGCCAACGTGTTCGGATTGAAGGGGATTAAGCTGATGCTGGAGGAGATGCGCGGAACACCGCTGGCTGCCTACATGCAGGTCGCCTCCTGTGTGCCTTCTGCGGGCCCGGAATTTGAAACAACCGGCGCGTCCATCGGACCGGAAGAGGTAGCGGAGGCGTACACCTGGGGCGAGGATGTGATCGCGCTGGGCGAAGTGATGAACTTCCCCGGTGTGGTCTACGGAGACAGTAAAATGCTCGGGGAAATTCAGGCGACCCTGCGCGCCGGCCGGGTGGTGGATGGGCATTTCACCTGGCCGGCGGATGACTGGAGACTGCCTGTGTACGCCGCCGCCGGCGTAACAGGCGATCATGAGTGTGTTACAGCCGAGGATGTGATCGAGCGCGTCCGTCTGGGCATGTATGCCCAAATGCGCCGCGGCTCCGCCTGGCATGATGTGGCGAAGACGATCACCGCACATACGGAGCATGGGCTGGACCCGCGCCGGATGCTGCTCGTGACCGATGACCGCAGTTCGGAATCGCTGCGCGATGAGGGGCACATGGATTTTGTGGTGCGCCATGCCATCTCGCAGGGAGTGAAGCCGGTTACCGCTTTTCAGATGGCGACGATCAACACGGCCGAGCGCTTTGGCGTTGCCCGTGATATCGGATCGATTACCCCCGGCTCCTGTGCCGATATTATTTTACTGGATGGAAATCTGGCGGATGTGCATGTGGTAATGACTATTGCGGCAGGTGCTGTAGTTGCTGAAAATGGCATCATGACCGCTTCGCTTGCGCCATATACCTATCCCGGCGAGGTGCTGGCTTCGGTGCATTTGCTGAAGCTGCCTGTAGCGGAGGATTTTGTGATCCATGCGCCGGTTGAATCAGGCAGTCTCTTAACCCGGGTGATCCGAGTCATAGAGAACCATGTGGAGACAGAGGAGCTGATCCTGGACCTGCCGGTCGCAGAAGGCAGACTGCAAGTAGGAAACGGTCTGTGCAAAATAGCGGTCTTGGAGCGCCACAAAGGGACCGGCAACAAGTCGGTTGGTGTTGTAGCGGGAATCGGCTTCCATGAGCCTGCCGCCATCGCCATGACCGTTGCCCATGACAGCCACAACGTGCTGGTGATTGGCAATGATGATGGGCTGATGGCACAAGCGGCGGGGGCGGTTGCAGAAGCTCAGGGCGGTGTGGCTGTAATTACCGGAACCGGAACCACGCTTTTTCTGCTGGCTATTGCCGGACTGATGTCCGTAAAACCCTTCGAAATTGCAGCAGCGGAGTCTGCGGCGGTCAGCAAAGCGCTGTATGATTCGGGCTGCACGCTGAATTATGCCTTTATGACCTTGTCCCTGCTTGCGCTGGCCGTGATCCCGACACTGCGTATTTCCGATAAAGGCCTGGTCCGTATCTCACCGGAAGAGGGGATTGGGCTCGTATCCTTGTTCGTCTAA
- a CDS encoding IDEAL domain-containing protein, with protein MMRLDTQDIVNITRKQIAAIFKIEPVELRFVNDFQGEQYLLTNDKLHLSNQHYWAKVMDCVFESHTRPVLMCEVLYFLRSEFLESDIKLRFSYDFAEGANGAAMAWAEVSFNDSPDLQPEEIAELIDFALSLQDKQWFEELTAKYKQLTV; from the coding sequence ATGATGAGATTAGATACACAGGACATCGTGAATATCACCAGAAAGCAAATTGCTGCGATTTTTAAAATAGAGCCGGTTGAGCTGAGATTCGTCAATGATTTTCAAGGGGAGCAGTATCTGCTTACGAATGATAAGCTGCACCTCAGCAACCAGCACTACTGGGCCAAAGTCATGGATTGTGTCTTTGAGAGCCATACCCGGCCGGTTCTGATGTGCGAAGTGCTGTACTTCCTGAGAAGCGAATTTCTGGAAAGTGATATCAAGCTCCGCTTTTCTTATGATTTTGCCGAAGGCGCCAATGGTGCGGCGATGGCTTGGGCTGAGGTCAGCTTCAATGACTCGCCGGATTTGCAGCCGGAAGAAATTGCCGAATTGATCGATTTTGCACTGTCGCTGCAGGATAAGCAATGGTTCGAGGAATTGACCGCCAAATACAAACAATTGACCGTATGA
- the hemH gene encoding ferrochelatase, producing MLTRTPIGVILAQIGTPEAPTARAVRPYLRRFLSDRRIIDYPPLFWQPLLRGIILRTRPRRSALLYNQIWQKDGSPLLLHSLDQCAGLQRLLGSRYLVELGLAYSAPSMEQAMGKLEAAGVTRMIVVPLFPQYSSTTTASVYDAASFAALGRRSASGPVTKRFVPALRFMEAYYNEPGYIWAMKEHLMQQISRLSLPPDYYVLSFHGIPRRYADTGDPYPLQCLETARLLAEAMGWETGCWQAAFQSRFGREEWIGPPTSEVLKELAGRGIRRPLIFSPGLTTDCLETLHELEIEGREHFAAGGGQPENFAIAPCLNDNEEWLSFLAELVERNAQGWI from the coding sequence ATGCTGACCCGCACTCCTATCGGAGTGATTCTCGCTCAGATTGGAACACCGGAAGCTCCCACTGCCAGGGCTGTCCGGCCCTATCTGCGCCGGTTCTTGTCAGACCGCAGGATTATCGATTATCCGCCGCTCTTCTGGCAGCCCTTGCTGAGGGGAATTATTCTGCGCACCAGGCCGCGACGCTCCGCACTGCTGTACAACCAGATCTGGCAAAAGGATGGATCGCCGCTGCTGCTTCATTCACTGGACCAATGTGCCGGGCTTCAGCGGCTGCTTGGCAGCCGTTATCTGGTGGAACTGGGACTCGCCTATAGTGCGCCAAGCATGGAACAGGCAATGGGCAAGCTGGAAGCGGCCGGCGTCACACGAATGATCGTCGTTCCGCTTTTTCCGCAATACTCTTCTACAACAACCGCTTCGGTTTATGATGCTGCGAGCTTTGCCGCTCTCGGGCGGCGCAGCGCCAGCGGGCCGGTCACCAAACGGTTTGTGCCCGCACTGCGTTTCATGGAAGCCTACTATAATGAACCCGGATATATCTGGGCGATGAAAGAGCATCTTATGCAGCAGATCAGCCGCTTAAGCCTGCCGCCTGACTATTATGTGCTGAGCTTCCATGGCATTCCCCGCAGGTATGCAGATACCGGAGATCCATACCCGCTGCAGTGTCTGGAAACGGCGCGCCTGCTTGCGGAGGCAATGGGCTGGGAGACGGGATGCTGGCAGGCCGCCTTCCAATCCCGCTTTGGACGGGAGGAATGGATCGGTCCCCCAACTTCTGAAGTCCTGAAGGAACTCGCCGGACGCGGTATCCGCAGACCTCTGATCTTCTCTCCTGGCCTTACGACCGACTGTCTGGAAACGCTGCATGAGCTGGAAATCGAAGGCCGGGAACATTTCGCTGCGGGCGGCGGGCAGCCGGAAAACTTCGCTATTGCACCGTGCCTCAACGACAATGAGGAGTGGCTCAGCTTTCTGGCAGAGCTGGTAGAGCGGAATGCCCAAGGCTGGATCTAG
- a CDS encoding FMN-binding protein: MKKLISLTVSAALLLAPLAYTINAPALNLKVDAVSAASEEAPAATAKPAAPKPTAKPTAKPKPTVKPTPKPTAKPTPKATAKPAATAEAAAKPAATAKPTATAKPAATAKPTATAKPAATAKPTVTAKPTATVAPAPTAKPVTVKQNVYQDGVYVAYGNAYSKGTEGAKVTIKDGKITDIELLRTSPKLIDRNARENYSGVWAAYKLMKDRLLGQTRDSAAAVDAVSGATRSSNGWKLSVDRAFERALKVKPADAAYFEGDHMGVDPEGKYAVFASYDANKLTAVKLYPLTAAGDFVDEKTYTAEQTAAIAAITPVLLANGSSAQPVAGFEAESKAAIKAFRDAEQNASINNTSAYIDGFYSSYGTARSVGVERADVVIRNGKLVDVKLYRLGTNLIDRGATAYAEVVKANAPMTAKLLANGSYIANYNEKVDGISGATESSHGWNQAVERAFEKALKVPAAGQYFDGKFAGVDNASKIFMLADVAGDQVTGIKLSLFGTDGKLIADDKLTAEQKTLVEQLTAGLLDKGVQIADITGQEALTAAARAALTDALTNASKEQGAYKDGTFTAYGDAYDKGTNKADVTLRNGKIVNVALSRVGMNMVDLGKNAYAEVQKALPQLTASFLAAGTREGAQQVDAVSGATSSSNALKAAVDRAYGKAEVVEAGKAAYFNGTFIGVSTDKTVNVMVTVKYNVPVSMIVYYLDAAGKVKTYDQLTAAEQAVKAEIENTSTGNGLHKYGYRAAAFGSNDAEKEVSAKAVEAIKAALETAGK; this comes from the coding sequence TTGAAAAAGTTAATTTCTTTGACTGTCAGCGCAGCTTTGCTGCTCGCGCCACTCGCGTATACGATTAATGCACCTGCCTTGAATCTAAAGGTGGATGCGGTTTCAGCGGCTTCGGAAGAAGCACCTGCGGCTACAGCCAAACCGGCTGCACCAAAACCAACAGCAAAACCGACAGCAAAACCCAAACCGACCGTGAAACCAACACCGAAGCCAACCGCGAAACCAACACCGAAAGCAACGGCTAAACCGGCGGCAACAGCCGAAGCGGCAGCAAAACCTGCAGCGACCGCAAAGCCAACGGCAACAGCGAAACCTGCAGCGACCGCAAAGCCAACGGCAACAGCGAAACCTGCCGCAACAGCGAAGCCAACTGTAACAGCCAAGCCAACTGCAACTGTTGCACCGGCACCGACCGCAAAACCTGTAACGGTTAAGCAAAATGTGTATCAGGACGGAGTGTATGTAGCTTACGGCAATGCCTACTCCAAAGGTACTGAAGGGGCTAAGGTAACCATTAAAGACGGTAAAATCACTGACATTGAGCTGCTGAGAACCAGCCCGAAGCTTATCGACAGAAATGCCCGCGAGAACTACAGCGGCGTGTGGGCAGCCTACAAGCTGATGAAGGACAGACTGCTTGGCCAGACCAGAGACAGCGCAGCAGCCGTGGATGCGGTTTCCGGCGCAACACGCTCCAGCAACGGCTGGAAGCTGTCGGTCGACAGAGCGTTTGAAAGAGCGCTTAAGGTCAAACCAGCGGATGCCGCTTATTTTGAAGGCGACCATATGGGTGTAGATCCGGAAGGCAAATATGCTGTATTCGCCAGCTACGATGCTAATAAGCTTACTGCTGTGAAGCTGTATCCGCTGACTGCAGCCGGTGATTTCGTGGACGAAAAAACCTACACTGCTGAACAAACTGCAGCCATTGCCGCAATTACACCGGTACTGCTCGCAAACGGTTCTTCCGCCCAGCCGGTTGCAGGCTTCGAGGCGGAGTCCAAGGCTGCCATCAAAGCCTTCCGGGATGCAGAACAAAACGCAAGCATCAACAACACCTCAGCGTATATTGACGGATTCTATTCTTCCTACGGCACTGCAAGAAGCGTGGGTGTAGAAAGAGCCGATGTAGTGATCCGCAACGGCAAGCTGGTGGATGTGAAGCTGTACAGACTGGGCACCAACCTGATCGACAGAGGCGCAACCGCTTATGCTGAAGTAGTGAAGGCCAACGCTCCAATGACGGCTAAACTGCTTGCTAACGGTTCTTATATCGCTAATTATAATGAGAAGGTAGACGGAATTTCCGGCGCTACCGAAAGCAGCCACGGCTGGAATCAGGCTGTAGAACGGGCTTTTGAGAAGGCTCTGAAGGTTCCGGCTGCCGGCCAGTACTTCGACGGCAAATTTGCCGGTGTGGACAATGCGTCCAAGATCTTTATGCTTGCTGATGTAGCGGGAGACCAGGTAACGGGCATCAAATTAAGCTTGTTCGGAACAGACGGCAAACTGATTGCAGACGATAAGCTGACTGCTGAACAGAAAACTCTGGTTGAACAATTGACCGCAGGACTTCTTGACAAAGGTGTACAAATCGCTGACATTACTGGTCAAGAAGCGTTGACTGCAGCGGCAAGAGCTGCACTGACAGACGCTTTGACCAATGCTTCCAAGGAGCAGGGCGCTTATAAAGACGGTACCTTCACTGCCTATGGCGACGCTTATGACAAAGGAACAAACAAAGCTGATGTTACTCTGCGCAACGGCAAAATCGTAAATGTTGCTCTGAGCCGTGTAGGCATGAATATGGTTGACCTGGGCAAAAACGCTTATGCTGAAGTGCAAAAAGCGCTTCCGCAGCTGACAGCCAGCTTCCTTGCCGCAGGCACCAGAGAAGGTGCACAGCAAGTGGATGCGGTTTCCGGGGCAACCAGCAGCAGCAATGCGTTGAAGGCTGCGGTGGACAGAGCATACGGCAAAGCTGAAGTGGTTGAAGCCGGCAAGGCTGCTTACTTTAACGGAACCTTCATTGGTGTAAGCACCGACAAAACTGTAAATGTAATGGTTACTGTAAAATATAACGTTCCAGTGAGCATGATTGTTTACTACCTGGATGCAGCAGGCAAAGTAAAAACTTACGATCAGCTGACTGCTGCTGAACAGGCTGTGAAGGCAGAGATCGAAAATACTTCGACCGGCAATGGCCTGCACAAATATGGATACCGTGCAGCGGCATTCGGCAGCAATGACGCTGAGAAGGAAGTCTCCGCCAAAGCGGTAGAAGCCATCAAAGCTGCACTGGAAACAGCAGGGAAATAA
- a CDS encoding 3'-5' exoribonuclease YhaM family protein, protein MTLIKQLSPQDEFVGFYLLRELAIKQTNGTPPKDYFDIVLGDSSGQISAKFWDASTTDKETFFPMALVKIRGIAHTYREKLQVKITKIRLANDSDNVSLTDFIRSAPIRPVDLIHTIKGVMASITDPEIATIVSFCVAKVEEKLMHYPAAKTHHHAYFAGLAYHMVRMLEIGEFLCKQRPFLNPDLMKAGIILHDIAKPEEMISQFGIVSDYSVQGKLIGHISMASNWITEAAIRSGIDLESEKVLGLQHLVLSHHNLGEWGSPVQPQTAEAVALHHIDAMDAKLQMVEDALDTTPETEEWTPFIRGLENKAVYRLKI, encoded by the coding sequence ATGACATTAATTAAACAGCTATCTCCACAGGATGAATTTGTCGGCTTTTATCTGCTGCGAGAGCTGGCAATCAAACAAACAAACGGTACTCCTCCAAAGGATTATTTTGATATTGTTTTGGGTGATTCCAGTGGCCAGATCTCGGCCAAGTTCTGGGATGCAAGCACGACGGATAAAGAAACCTTTTTCCCGATGGCATTGGTGAAGATCCGCGGGATTGCGCATACGTACCGTGAGAAGCTTCAGGTAAAAATAACCAAGATCAGACTCGCCAATGATAGTGACAACGTCTCTCTCACTGATTTTATCAGGTCCGCCCCGATCCGGCCGGTTGATCTGATTCATACAATCAAAGGTGTTATGGCGAGCATCACCGACCCGGAGATCGCCACGATCGTATCTTTTTGTGTGGCTAAGGTGGAAGAGAAATTAATGCATTATCCGGCGGCCAAAACCCATCATCACGCTTATTTTGCCGGACTTGCCTATCATATGGTGCGGATGCTGGAAATCGGCGAGTTTCTCTGCAAGCAGCGTCCGTTCCTCAATCCCGACCTGATGAAGGCGGGGATTATCCTGCATGATATCGCTAAGCCGGAAGAGATGATTTCGCAGTTCGGGATTGTGTCTGATTACAGTGTGCAGGGCAAGCTGATCGGACATATCTCCATGGCTTCGAACTGGATTACCGAGGCCGCGATCCGCTCCGGCATTGATTTGGAATCGGAAAAAGTGCTCGGCCTGCAGCATCTGGTATTATCCCATCATAACCTGGGTGAATGGGGCAGCCCGGTGCAGCCGCAGACGGCGGAGGCCGTGGCCCTGCATCATATCGACGCGATGGATGCGAAGCTGCAAATGGTAGAGGATGCACTGGATACAACACCTGAGACGGAGGAATGGACACCGTTCATCCGGGGGCTGGAGAACAAGGCTGTGTACCGGCTGAAGATTTAA
- a CDS encoding ABC transporter substrate-binding protein, translated as MNGFKKISLTALTLILSASLSACGNSNSNSQATTSSDKSGTDKSVKITLLNSKGEIQTQLEDAAKSFHEAYPDITLEIQQVPSGTSPFERASTLYASGNQPTMIMLDTGDVAKFKDHILELGDEKWNGDAIDSALDLTTIDGKNYAFPLAVEGYGLIYNKQVLDKAVGGNFDPASINTTSALEELFKKIEASGKKALTISPMDWSLGAHYLPLAYGGQSKDSTEVSGFIDSLKAGTADLSSNKVFNGLMDTFDVMMKYNMDQASPLSPTYEKGPELLGKGEVGIWFMGNWAWPQISGFDTADKQYGFLPVPISNNPDDYGNAQISAAVSKRIVVDKEKTTPEQQAAAKKFFDWIVYDQAGQEFLVNKANIVPAFKNITMETPDPLGKSIQAYLAAGNVEPSLSDLPADHWTKVGASMQKYLSKAGDRATLAKEIGDYWKKVK; from the coding sequence ATGAATGGATTTAAAAAGATATCTTTAACAGCGCTTACTTTGATATTATCCGCCTCTTTGTCTGCCTGTGGAAACAGCAACAGCAACAGCCAAGCCACCACCTCTTCAGATAAATCCGGCACGGATAAAAGTGTCAAGATCACTTTGCTTAATTCCAAAGGTGAAATTCAAACCCAATTAGAGGATGCGGCCAAGAGCTTTCATGAGGCATATCCAGACATCACACTGGAAATTCAGCAAGTGCCTAGCGGCACATCGCCTTTTGAAAGAGCTTCCACGCTTTATGCTTCAGGGAATCAGCCTACTATGATTATGCTGGATACCGGGGATGTAGCCAAATTCAAGGACCACATTCTTGAACTGGGCGATGAGAAGTGGAACGGCGACGCTATTGACAGCGCGCTTGATCTGACAACCATTGACGGCAAAAACTATGCTTTCCCGCTGGCGGTTGAAGGATATGGCCTGATCTACAACAAACAGGTCCTGGATAAAGCTGTAGGAGGTAACTTTGATCCTGCTTCGATCAATACCACATCTGCATTGGAAGAGCTGTTCAAGAAAATAGAAGCCAGCGGAAAGAAAGCCCTCACCATTTCTCCAATGGACTGGTCGCTTGGCGCTCATTATCTTCCTCTTGCTTACGGAGGGCAGAGTAAGGACAGCACGGAGGTTTCCGGCTTTATCGACTCCCTTAAAGCAGGAACTGCGGATTTGTCCTCCAACAAGGTATTCAACGGGCTGATGGACACCTTCGATGTGATGATGAAGTACAACATGGATCAGGCCTCTCCGCTTTCTCCAACTTATGAGAAGGGACCTGAACTGCTGGGCAAGGGTGAAGTAGGCATCTGGTTTATGGGCAACTGGGCATGGCCGCAAATCAGCGGCTTTGATACAGCCGACAAGCAATATGGCTTCCTCCCTGTGCCCATCAGCAATAATCCCGATGATTACGGCAACGCCCAAATTTCTGCTGCTGTAAGCAAACGTATTGTTGTAGACAAGGAGAAGACAACTCCGGAGCAGCAAGCGGCGGCCAAAAAATTCTTTGACTGGATCGTATATGATCAAGCCGGACAAGAGTTCCTGGTGAATAAAGCCAATATCGTCCCTGCCTTCAAGAATATTACCATGGAAACACCAGATCCGTTAGGCAAGTCGATTCAAGCCTATTTGGCCGCAGGTAATGTGGAACCTTCTCTGAGCGATCTGCCGGCTGACCACTGGACTAAAGTGGGGGCATCCATGCAGAAGTATTTGTCCAAGGCCGGCGACCGGGCCACTTTGGCCAAAGAGATTGGGGACTATTGGAAAAAAGTAAAGTAA